The Herminiimonas arsenitoxidans sequence GGTCCCGGTATTGCTTGTACTCGCAGCGGTAACGAAACGTCCATTACCCGTAACACCGCCCTCAAAAACTGCAGAACCAGAGTCGCCCGATGACAATTGACGCGCAGTACCAACCTGCAACATGCGCTGTCCCTGATCGCCATTATAGTTAGCGCCTGTAGCTGACTGAGTAAAAGGTTGGGTCGAGGTTTGATAGCCAGCAAAAATATAATTGCCGTTACTATCACGTGTATTCGCCAAGCCCATCAGTTCGTCAAAATTACTACGTAATTGAGTAAGGTACGTTTGACGATCTTGATCAGTCAATGCACCACTACCTGCAGAAACAACTACATCTTTGACTGATTGCAATAAGGAGTTAATGCTTTGCAGAACACTTTCCTCTTCTGACAAAGCACTTTTCGCATTTGAACGATTAACGGCGAGCTGATCGTTCATTGCCATGGCTTGATTCACGCCCAATGCCGCTGCAGCTGCAACAGGATCATCGGATGGTGTCAGAACACGACGGTTGGTCGAGATCTGCTGCTGCGTCTTGAGCATGGCAGCCTGCATGTCACCGATCTTGCCCGAGCCCATTTCAAAAATTGTATTCGTGCTAATGCGCATGATCTGTAATCCTTATCGGCCTAATGAAATCAACACATTGAACATATCGCTGACTGCCTGCATCACTTTACCGGACGCCTGATAAGCCTGTTGATAGCGCAACAAATTGGTTGCCTCTTCATCGAGATTGACGCCCGACTCCGATTGCTGCGCCGTCTGCATCTGCTTAAGCAATGCACCTTCGGCAGCACTATTGGTTTCCAGTTCGCGTGTTTTATTGCCGACCAAACTTACGAGCTGACTGTAAGCGGTGTTGTAATTGGCGGTGCCGCCCTGCAAGACATTCTTGGTCTGGAGCTGCCCCAATGCCAGCATATTGCGGTTATCACCATCGCCGTTTGAATTGCTGCTGATAGTGAAAGTATCGCCATTGGCTGGTGCGCCGGTCATCGTGATCTCAGCGCCACCGAACGAGATGCTGGAACCTGCTGTGTAAGTGACTGGCGTACCAGCAGGGAATGTCGTTGGAACACCATTTGTCGTTACTGTCACAGGCATACCGGCCGGGAAACCACTCAAGGTTCCAGTCGCAGCATCAAACGTCAAGGTCACTGCCGGCGTAACCGTCGCTCCGGTAAAACTTGAATTGATCGTGCCTGCGCTGATCGCGCCAGTGCCTGTATTCGTCGTTGGTGCGTTAGTACGAATCGGCGTCGCTGCGGCAATTTCTTTCACATCCTTGATCAATACACTCAGACCAGATGCACCATTGATCGTCGGTCTGATAACGAACTCATCACCGGCAGCCATTGCGCCAGCGCCTTGTGCGAAAGTCACGCCATCAATTGCCGTTGTAGGAAAAGCCGCATTCGAATACATCGATGCGTTATCCGACAGACGCGTCACGTTATAGTTGGTGCCATCGTAGGTCAAACGATAATCACTCGTCGTCAGAGCACCTACGTCGCTGATACTGGCACTAATATTCGCATTACCGGTATTTTTGTTACTGGCATTCACAACAGGCGGAGCCATGCTGAAAAAATCGCCGCCCAAATTGCCGTTTTGATCTTGTCCCAGCTTATGTTGCGCATTGAAGGTTGCCGCCAATCCAAGCGCAATACGTCCCAGTGAATTCTGTATCACATCCAAGGTCTTGCTGCGATATTCAAACAAGCCACCCAGATTACCGCCGACTAATGCACTTTCCGGCAAGATCACCGTCTTACCGTTTGTGACATAACCAACTTCGGTACGGCCAGGATCGGTCGGCGATGTAACGGCAGTCAGTTCATACGCGGATGTCCCCACCACGATAGGTTGACCATTACCGATGAAGACGTTGTAACTGCCATCTTGTTTAACCACCGACACCTTGCTTTGCTTCGCCAATTCACCGACCAAAAGATCACGTTGATCGAGCAAATCATTTGGTGGTTGACCGGTGCCGTTCTGTGCCTTGGCGATCGCGTCATTTAATTGCGCAATCTGCTTGGCGTAAGCATTGATATCGGTGATGGCACCGCTGATTGAATCATTCACGCCATCACGCATACCGCGGAATTGCGCATCCATACTTTGAAAGCGTGCAGTCAGTGCTTCCGCTCCCGACAACATGGCCTGACGTGATGACGCAGTACCTGGATTGGCAACCAGATCCGCAACACCCTTGAAGAAATCTGCAATGACCGGTGTCAATCCGACATCCGAATCGGCCATCATATTGTTGACCTTGCTGATCTGCGCGTAATACGTATCCAGCTGGCTTTTGCTGGATTGCGCGCCGATTATTTGCGCGCCGAGGAAATCGTTATAGATGCGTTTAACGGTTTCTACGTTGGTACCGTTGCCGATATAACCGCCACCGATATTCTGACCGCCCAGCGATGCCTGAATTACCAACTGCCGGCTATAGCCTGGCGTCGCCTGGTTGGCAATATTGTGTCCTGTCGTAGCAATTCCAGCCTGGGCTGCGGCAAGTCCACTTTGAGCAATGCTGAGAAGATTAGACATAATTTATTTATTAACTCTATGTTGGTATGTACGGCACATCGGTGAAAAACTTGAGCCGAAGATCATGTTGTTAATGCAAGAAAGTTATATTTCTTGCAAATATAAGACTGATTAAGCGGACAAATTACGATTGATCAGGTTTGTCAGTTTAGTGGCGTAATTCGGGTCAGTTGCATAACCTGCACGCTGCAAACCTTGCGCAAAGCCATTCACGTCACTAGCGTTCGCCAATACTTTTTCGTAACGCGGATTACTGCGTAACAGCTTCGCGTAATCGCGGAATGAATCAGCGTAGGAATCATAAGCACGGAATTTCTCAACACGTTTTTGCGCGACGCCATCTACATACTCGGTGGTCACCGCATCCACAGTTTTGCCTTTCCAGTTGGCGCCTGCCTTGATACCAAACAGATTGTTGCTGCTACTGCCATCGGCAGTCTTGATAACGCGTTTGCCCCAACCGCTTTCCAACGCGGCCTGTCCCAGCATGAATTTGGCTGGAATGCCTGTAGTAAGACTGGCCTCTTCCGCGTGTGCGCTCAATTTGTCCTGGAAGGCCTGTACGTGAGCAGGTTTGGCAGAAGCTGAAGTAACGCTACCGCCTGATTGCAAAGCGTGAGCGGCATTCGAACGCTGTGCGGCAAGCGCATTGCGCTCCGCCATCGAACGCATGATTTCCGTTCTCAAACTTGCCGATGGGTCAGCTAGATCCTTCGCCGCATCGGCACCATCAGGTGCGACTGCGGAATTCATCTGATTGCTAGACAATTGACGGATCAACACATCTGCCAGGCCAATGCCGCGGCTGGCCAGATTCTGGCTCAATTGCTGATCCAGCATCGACGTGTACATCTTGGTTTGCTGATTGTCCAGAATACCGTCTTGCGGTGTCGCTTCGCGCATGCTCTTCATGATCATGTTCATGAAGAGTGCTTCGAATTGCTTGGCAGCCGCCTTCAGTGAATCAGGCGAATTCTGCCGCGCAGATTGCTTCAGTGATTCGAGGCCCTTGGCATCGATCGCGAGGCTGCTGTTCGAATTGTCGGCAGGCGTAATCATAGTGAGCTTAAATAATTTCCAGTTCTGCGCGCAGTGAACCTGCTGCTTTCATCGCTTGCAAAATCGCCAGCAAATCTTGCGGCGTTGCACCTATCGAATTCAATGCCTTGACCACATCAGCCAAGGACGCTGAATTTTTCAAAAGTATGACTTTGCCCGGATCTTTGTTGATCTCGATTTGCGATTGCTGCGCAACTACAGTTTGTCCACCGGAGAATGGTGCAGGCTGACTGATAATCGGCTGTGTATTGATTGTGACGGACAGATTGCCGTGCGATACCGCACAGGTATCCAGTGTCACAGCTTGATTCATCACGACGGAACCTGTACGTGCATTCAAAATTACTTTTGCGCTTACTTGTGCCGGTGTGACATTGATGCTTTCCAATGCACCCAGAAAGGACACGCGTTCGTCATTGCTCATTGGTGCACGCACACGAATGACGCGGCCATCTTGTGCTGCGGCTGTTTCCGGACCAAAACGCTTGTTCACTGCATCAACCACGCGGCTGGCAGTAGAAAAATCGCTATCCTTCAACTCCAGAAAAATCAGATCGCCCTGCCCCAACGACGTTACCACTGCACGCTCAACTGTAGCGCCGGCAGAAATACGACCAACGCTCAAATGGTTGATCTGTGCCTTGCTACCGTTAGCAGCCGCACCTGCGCCACCAACGACGACGTTACCTTGCGCCATACCGTAGATCTGACCATCAGCACCTTTGAGCGGCGTCATCAGCAAGGTACCGCCGCGCAAGCTTTTGGCATTACCCATGGAAGACACGGTGATATCCAGCGTTTGTCCAGGTTGTGCGAATGCAGGCAGCGATGTCGTCACCATTACGGCAGCGACGTTTTTCAACTGCATATTGATACCTTGCGGCAGGTTGACACCCATCTGCTGCATCATGCTGATGATGCTTTGAATCGTAAACGGCGTTTGCGTCGTTTGATCGCCGCTACCATCCAGACCGACAACCAAACCGTAACCGATCAATTGATTCTGACGAACGCCTTGCACGCTGGCGAGATCCTTCAGACGTTCAGCCTGCGATGCAAACGGCATCAACAGACACATTGAACATGCAATGATTTGCAGCGATTTTTTCAGCGATATAACAGATACGGTATTCATGGAAAGTCCTATCAGCATCGGCATTAAAAAGGCACGACACTCAAGAAAAAGCGGGCCATCATGGACATCACTTCGGCACCGTCAATACGACTATTGGTACGATATTCGATGCGCGCATCGGCAACTCTAGTCGACGAAACAATATTGCCGGAACCCACGAAAATAGGGTCAACCACACCAGAGAAACGAATAAATTCAGCTCCCTTATCCAGCGAGACTTGCTTCTCACCAGCGACCACCAGATTGCCATTCGACAGTACATCGATGACGGTAACGGTGATGGTACTCACAAAATTATTACTGGAAGTAACGGCACCCTTCTCTGCAAATTGCGCAGCCGACGATGCACTCGCGTTCAGATTCTGAGTCACACCACCAAACAAACCAAACAGGCTGGGTGCCGCTGCATTCACGCTACCGGATTTGCTGCCGGAGCTACCCGCAAGTTTGCCTGCAGAGCTATTTTCGTTAATCGTGATCGTAATCGTGTCGCCTATCAGACGCGCACGCTTATCTTCAAAAATTGGGCGGTAGGAAGCCGATTGAAAAATTGCACCGTTTGCCGCTGGCTTAATGGCGCTGGCAGACTGTGGTCGCGCCGACAATGGTGTCTGCACTATTGTTTCTGGCATGCCGCCGCAACCGCCGAGAAAGACGATAGCGACCAGCATCAGATTAAGTAACTTGCTCTTCATTACAACTCCTCTACGCTCCAGACTGCTTAGATCTGTGTCAAGCGTTGCAGCATTTGATCCGACGTCGTAATCGCCTTGCTGTTGATCTCGTAAGCACGTTGTGTCTGGATCATATTGACCATTTCTTCAACAACGTTCACGTTCGATGTTTCTACATAATTCTGTTGCACGAAACCGGCGCCATTGGTGCCTGGATTGTTCGTAGTTGGATTGCCGGATGCGGTGGTTTCCACATATAGGTTTTCGCCCTTGCTCTCCAGACCAGCCGAATTGATGAAGGTCGCCAGTTGCAGCGTACCGACCTGAGTCTGCGCTGTGGTACCTGGCACAGTGACGCTCACGATACCGTCGCGGCTGACTGAAATCGCAGTGGCATTCGCAGGAATGATGATCGCAGGCTGAATCGGGAAACCGCTGGACGTCACCATCTGTCCCTGGTTATCACTCTGGAAGGAGCCATCACGCGTATAAGCGGTGGTG is a genomic window containing:
- the flgL gene encoding flagellar hook-associated protein FlgL; this translates as MRISTNTIFEMGSGKIGDMQAAMLKTQQQISTNRRVLTPSDDPVAAAAALGVNQAMAMNDQLAVNRSNAKSALSEEESVLQSINSLLQSVKDVVVSAGSGALTDQDRQTYLTQLRSNFDELMGLANTRDSNGNYIFAGYQTSTQPFTQSATGANYNGDQGQRMLQVGTARQLSSGDSGSAVFEGGVTGNGRFVTAASTSNTGTGIVSTGSVTDLAQLTGHNYGVTFAVDATTGATTYLVTETPPPAIPATPQPYVSGQAITFGGMQFDIKGSPADGDTFSVKPSTTQSVFTTITDLIGVLSTSAVGPAGQTKLANGLATANTNIENARENISTVRTTIGTRLKEIDNLDSAGSDLKIQYTKTLNDLVGVDPVEAYSQFTQQQFTLEAARQTFMKIAGLSLFNMMN
- the flgK gene encoding flagellar hook-associated protein FlgK, with protein sequence MSNLLSIAQSGLAAAQAGIATTGHNIANQATPGYSRQLVIQASLGGQNIGGGYIGNGTNVETVKRIYNDFLGAQIIGAQSSKSQLDTYYAQISKVNNMMADSDVGLTPVIADFFKGVADLVANPGTASSRQAMLSGAEALTARFQSMDAQFRGMRDGVNDSISGAITDINAYAKQIAQLNDAIAKAQNGTGQPPNDLLDQRDLLVGELAKQSKVSVVKQDGSYNVFIGNGQPIVVGTSAYELTAVTSPTDPGRTEVGYVTNGKTVILPESALVGGNLGGLFEYRSKTLDVIQNSLGRIALGLAATFNAQHKLGQDQNGNLGGDFFSMAPPVVNASNKNTGNANISASISDVGALTTSDYRLTYDGTNYNVTRLSDNASMYSNAAFPTTAIDGVTFAQGAGAMAAGDEFVIRPTINGASGLSVLIKDVKEIAAATPIRTNAPTTNTGTGAISAGTINSSFTGATVTPAVTLTFDAATGTLSGFPAGMPVTVTTNGVPTTFPAGTPVTYTAGSSISFGGAEITMTGAPANGDTFTISSNSNGDGDNRNMLALGQLQTKNVLQGGTANYNTAYSQLVSLVGNKTRELETNSAAEGALLKQMQTAQQSESGVNLDEEATNLLRYQQAYQASGKVMQAVSDMFNVLISLGR
- the flgJ gene encoding flagellar assembly peptidoglycan hydrolase FlgJ, whose product is MITPADNSNSSLAIDAKGLESLKQSARQNSPDSLKAAAKQFEALFMNMIMKSMREATPQDGILDNQQTKMYTSMLDQQLSQNLASRGIGLADVLIRQLSSNQMNSAVAPDGADAAKDLADPSASLRTEIMRSMAERNALAAQRSNAAHALQSGGSVTSASAKPAHVQAFQDKLSAHAEEASLTTGIPAKFMLGQAALESGWGKRVIKTADGSSSNNLFGIKAGANWKGKTVDAVTTEYVDGVAQKRVEKFRAYDSYADSFRDYAKLLRSNPRYEKVLANASDVNGFAQGLQRAGYATDPNYATKLTNLINRNLSA
- a CDS encoding flagellar basal body P-ring protein FlgI encodes the protein MCLLMPFASQAERLKDLASVQGVRQNQLIGYGLVVGLDGSGDQTTQTPFTIQSIISMMQQMGVNLPQGINMQLKNVAAVMVTTSLPAFAQPGQTLDITVSSMGNAKSLRGGTLLMTPLKGADGQIYGMAQGNVVVGGAGAAANGSKAQINHLSVGRISAGATVERAVVTSLGQGDLIFLELKDSDFSTASRVVDAVNKRFGPETAAAQDGRVIRVRAPMSNDERVSFLGALESINVTPAQVSAKVILNARTGSVVMNQAVTLDTCAVSHGNLSVTINTQPIISQPAPFSGGQTVVAQQSQIEINKDPGKVILLKNSASLADVVKALNSIGATPQDLLAILQAMKAAGSLRAELEII
- a CDS encoding flagellar basal body L-ring protein FlgH; protein product: MKSKLLNLMLVAIVFLGGCGGMPETIVQTPLSARPQSASAIKPAANGAIFQSASYRPIFEDKRARLIGDTITITINENSSAGKLAGSSGSKSGSVNAAAPSLFGLFGGVTQNLNASASSAAQFAEKGAVTSSNNFVSTITVTVIDVLSNGNLVVAGEKQVSLDKGAEFIRFSGVVDPIFVGSGNIVSSTRVADARIEYRTNSRIDGAEVMSMMARFFLSVVPF
- the flgG gene encoding flagellar basal-body rod protein FlgG, translated to MIRSLWIAKTGLDAQQTQMDVISNNLANVSTTGFKRTRAVFEDLLYQNLRQPGAASSQQTQLPSGLQIGTGVRPVATERIHTQGNLQLTSNSKDLAILGDGFFQVMMPDGTTAYTRDGSFQSDNQGQMVTSSGFPIQPAIIIPANATAISVSRDGIVSVTVPGTTAQTQVGTLQLATFINSAGLESKGENLYVETTASGNPTTNNPGTNGAGFVQQNYVETSNVNVVEEMVNMIQTQRAYEINSKAITTSDQMLQRLTQI